A single region of the Triplophysa dalaica isolate WHDGS20190420 chromosome 15, ASM1584641v1, whole genome shotgun sequence genome encodes:
- the LOC130437164 gene encoding adhesion G-protein coupled receptor G5-like: MLSRRTMSWEKTTFLWLIFCATCQITCLKIMLVGRNLSVYSGDTGCPAVQLTCRPHTDTLTDNFCVMNVNQEASSLGNCTTESGDTFHFGITNNGSEYEVMMNETVRDVTLLFLPDQLLLPSNVYQNFGYSRRSFICLLDLGGILNVKYYLVDPQETCYVAPYNSSACDGKKESKYILQVSGRPTQARCVTCIKPSPIIISSEASVMMKNLENIANKMEQKREATIKIVMGEVKGLVYRHDRNTEHIIIFSSHQDEMHVTDAQNIEQIHYSWYVKISAEAFKKSRLENNGSAFVGVLQFKNIVANDKDKNLNVLNNEVYGISMGASISNLTDKIEIFIRARNLDGKEVYCNSWNGKGNLMWTTFGCETEFNTTIIKCSCSHLTFFAVLTTGPNSVTSTLSFYIGFALIVFLLLVFLFTFVPFRKIRRNQTTMIAMDSQVCRSSCN, from the exons ATGCTGTCACGGAGAACGATGTCTTGGGAAAAAACGACTTTTCTCTGGCTCATCTTCTGTGCCACATGCCAGATAA CCTGCTTAAAAATAATGCTTGTGGGTCGTAACCTGAGTGTTTATTCAGGAGACACAGGCTGTCCAG CTGTACAACTGACGTGCCGACCACACACCGATACACTGACAGATAACTTTTGCGTGATGAATGTGAACCAAGAAGCATCTTCACTGG GAAACTGCACAACAGAATCTGGCGACACATTTCATTTCGGCATAACAAACAACGGGAGTGAATATGAAGTAATGATGAATGAGACCGTGAGGGACGTCACACTGTTGTTCCTGCCAGATCAGCTGCTTCTGCCATCAAACGTTTATCAGAATTTCG GTTACTCGCGCCGATCTTTTATCTGCCTGCTTGATCTTGGAGGTATTTTGAATGTCAAATATTATCTTGTTGATCCTCAGGAGACCTGTTATGTGGCGCCCTACAACTCTTCTGCATGCGACG gaaaaaaagaaagcaaatacATACTGCAGGTCAGTGGTAGGCCTACTCAAGCAAGGTGTGTGACCTGCATCAAACCATCACCAATCATCATTTCCTCAGAAGCTTC AGTGATGATGAAGAACCTCGAGAACATCGCAAACAAGATGGAACAAAAGAGAGAAGCTACTATAAAGATTGTCATGGGAGAAGTTAAGGGTCTCGTGTACAGACATGACAGGAACACAGAACACATCATCATATTCTCATCACATCAGGATGAGATGCAT GTTACCGATGCACAAAATATCGAGCAGATACACTATTCCTGGTATGTGAAAATCTCAGCAGAGGCATTCAAAAAATCCCGTCTGGAAAACAACGGAAGCGCATTTGTTGGAGTTCTTCAGTTCAAAAACATTGTCGCCAAT GACAAAGATAAAAATCTCAATGTTCTGAATAATGAGGTTTATGGAATATCAATGGGTGCCAGTATCTCGAATCTTACTGACAAAATCGAGATATTCATCAGAGCGAGAAATCTG GATGGTAAGGAGGTCTATTGCAATTCCTGGAATGGCAAAG gaAACCTGATGTGGACGACGTTCGGCTGTGAGACAGAATTTAACACGACCATCATCAAGTGCTCATGTTCACATCTGACGTTCTTCGCTGTGCTGACG ACAGGGCCCAATTCAGTCACATCCACACTGAGTTTTTATATTGGCTTCGCTTTAATCGTGTTTCTTCTATTGGTCTTTCTGTTCACGTTTGTCCCGTTTCG GAAAATCCGACGGAACCAGACAACGATGATTGCGATGGATTCTCAAGTCTGCAGGTCAAGTTGCAATTAA